Proteins co-encoded in one Papaver somniferum cultivar HN1 chromosome 5, ASM357369v1, whole genome shotgun sequence genomic window:
- the LOC113282310 gene encoding putative glucose-6-phosphate 1-epimerase, producing MPMNIIHDGNGVPSRIILREPSGSSAEVRLYGEQVTSWKNDRKEELLFMSTKSNWKPPKAIRGGIPVCFPQFGNLGTLEQHGFARNRFWELDSCPAPLPPSNNHSSVDLILRSTEEDLKAWPRSFELRVRVSLSAGKLTLIPRVRNTDNKPFSFTFALRNYLSVSDVSEVRVEGLETLDYFDNLMQRERFTEQADAITFDGEVDRVYLSTPTKIAIIDHEKKRTFVLRKESLPDAVVWNPWDKKAKALADFGDDDYKSMLCVDSAAVESPIVLKPCEEWKGRQEISTVSSSYCSGQLDPRKVLNGFRLLVNPATSLNYRSKIK from the exons ATGCCTATGAATATAATTCATGATGGTAATGGAGTTCCATCTAGGATTATACTGAGGGAGCCAAGTGGATCATCAGCTGag GTTCGTCTTTACGGTGAGCAAGTGACTTCCTGGAAGAATGACCGCAAAGAGGAACTGCTTTTCATGAGTACCAAG AGCAACTGGAAGCCGCCTAAGGCAATTAGGGGTGGTATACCTGTCTGCTTTCCTCAG TTTGGAAATCTAGGAACACTTGAGCAACATGGATTTGCTAGGAACAGATTTTGGGAATTAGATAGCTGTCCTGCTCCTCTACCACCTTCTAACAACCATTCGTCTGTCGATTTAATTTTGAGGTCCACAGAAGAAGATCTTAAGGCGTGGCCTCGCAG TTTTGAGTTGCGGGTTCGTGTTTCATTGAGTGCAGGCAAGCTGACTTTGATCCCTAGAGTCAGAAACACTGACAACAAGCCCTTTTCCTTCACATTCGCTCTGCGCAATTACTTATCTGTATCAGATGTCAG TGAGGTGCGTGTTGAGGGATTGGAGACACTCGACTACTTCGATAATCTGATGCAGAGGGAAAGGTTCACTGAGCAGGCAGATGCCATAACTTTTGATGGCGAG GTTGATCGAGTGTATTTGAGCACGCCTACAAAGATTGCCATCATAGACCATGAGAAGAAAAGAACCTTTGTACTGAGAAAAGAAAGCCTGCCTGATGCAG TTGTATGGAACCCATGGGACAAGAAAGCTAAGGCACTGGCAGATTTTGGGGACGACGATTACAAGTCTATGTTATGTGTAGATTCAGCTGCTGTTGAGAGTCCAATCGTATTGAAACCTTGTGAAGAGTGGAAGGGCCGGCAAGAAATTTCTACTGTATCATCCAGTTATTGCAGTGGCCAACTGGATCCTCGCAAGGTTCTTAATGGATTTAG ACTCCTAGTAAATCCTGCTACAAGTTTAAATTatcgatcaaaaataaaataa